The Desulfurellaceae bacterium sequence GATCTTGCGGCTGATACGCTCGGTCGCGCCCCACGGCATCAGAACCTTGCCCTCACCCGGGGTATGAAAAAACCAGCCCCCAGCTGCGATGGCGGCCTCGGGGTCTTCGACCCCACCCATGCAGAACCACAACCATGGCAGGACTTTCTCGCTCTCGTAGGCGGTCCCGGCCGAGGTGAAGATATCGCCGTCTCCGCTGGCATCAATGACGACATCGGCCAGAATGGCGAACCGGCCGGATTTACCTTGAAAGGCTACCCCGCTGACCCGGCCGTCCTGCACGATGGCGTCGCAAGCATACGCGTGCAGCAGCAGCCGCACCCCGGCCTCCTGGGTCATCTGGTTCAGCGCAAACTTGAATTCTTCGGGATCGTAGGCGACCGAGTAGCGCACCCGGTGCGGACCGTGGCCCCACACCAGACCCCAGCTGCGATTCCGGCTGACGAGATCCTGGTCGGCACTACCCCACTCGGTTTGGGGCGGAAAATAGGCGGCCTCACGCTGGGCCAGCCGTTCCGTCACCTCCTGGCACAGGCCGCCGACGACCTGGCGGCCCCGACCGTCGTCCAGGGTCAGCAGCAGAATAATCAGGCCACCGCTGGCCAGCCCGCCCAGATAGCCGAGCCGCTCGACCAGGATCACATCGGCCCCGTTGCGCGCCGCTGCCACGGCCGCAGCCACACCGGCCGACCCGCCACCGACCACCAGGACCTGGGTCTCGGCCTTGACCGGTGTCGAGCGCGGCGGCTCGTGGATGACACGGGGACTGGGATTCGGCATGTCCGCTCCTTGACCGGTACCAGCGCCTACCACATGGACGTGAGCAGCCCCAGCATGGCCTCTTCGGCGCCCTGCTGTTTGTGCCACAGGGAGCTTTCCTCAATCACGGCCTGGGCCACAATCGACAACTCGTCTTCCTTGGCTCCGACATCGCGCAGGCGGCGCGGCACGTCGAAGCCGTCAATGAAGGCATCCACCACTTCGGCCGCCTCGGCCGCGACCGCCTCGGCTGACCGCCCGTTGGCCTGAATGCCGAACGCCTCGGCGATCTTGGCCTGCTGGGGCAGGGTCTCGGGAGCCAGAAAACGCATGCAGTGCGGAATCGTGATGCACGAGGTCACCCCGTGTGGCACGTCCCAGCGGGCGCCAATCTGATGCCCGAAGATATGGCTCAGGCGGACGCCGACATTGCCCAGGCCGAAAATCGACAGCCAGGCTGCCACCTGACACTCGCCGCGCGCCTCAACATTATCGGGCTC is a genomic window containing:
- a CDS encoding FAD-dependent oxidoreductase, coding for MPNPSPRVIHEPPRSTPVKAETQVLVVGGGSAGVAAAVAAARNGADVILVERLGYLGGLASGGLIILLLTLDDGRGRQVVGGLCQEVTERLAQREAAYFPPQTEWGSADQDLVSRNRSWGLVWGHGPHRVRYSVAYDPEEFKFALNQMTQEAGVRLLLHAYACDAIVQDGRVSGVAFQGKSGRFAILADVVIDASGDGDIFTSAGTAYESEKVLPWLWFCMGGVEDPEAAIAAGGWFFHTPGEGKVLMPWGATERISRKIDATDPEDLTYAELECRKQVMHEADRLRREVPGFAKAHFCHIADQIGITESRRLVGEAVLGRDDIDTPCEDAIALTGHWTKYEALYYIPYRSLLAREFPNLLVAGRCISVDHRVHHATKEIPPCIATGEAAGTAAALAAQSGTSPKQIQVSALQKRLEEGGAILRL